In Cicer arietinum cultivar CDC Frontier isolate Library 1 chromosome 1, Cicar.CDCFrontier_v2.0, whole genome shotgun sequence, one DNA window encodes the following:
- the LOC101488964 gene encoding probable receptor-like protein kinase At5g20050 produces the protein MEDRRVNIIGATSVITLIIIIIIARVLLKLSNAFFLICGAGVAVIFAVFAFVFVSLSNKRRSKILESQLKSEGQELRIEYSFLRKVAGVPTKFRYKELEEATDGFQSLLGRGSSALVFKGILNDGTSVAVKRIDAEERGEKEFKSEVAAIANVHHVNLVRLLGYCNSSSAPRYLVYDFISNGSLDCWIFPKRESQRRRHGGCLSWNLRYKVAIDVAKGLAYLHHDCRSRILHLDVKPENILLDESFRALVSDFGLSKLTGKDESQAVSTIKGTRGYMAPEWLLEKGISDKTDVYSYGMVLLEIVGGRKNVCLVEDEKDKSKRKWQYFPKIVNEKVKQGKIMEIVDHRLMEECDEREVIKLIYVALWCVQEKPRLRPSMVNVVDMLEGRIRVEEPPGTRMILVDFLCVDDDDDDNNNVTNNNNMLRLDTMYSDQSNVECNSTYSFETTVLSGR, from the coding sequence ATGGAAGACAGAAGAGTGAACATAATCGGTGCCACATCAGTGATTACACTGATCATTATAATAATCATTGCTCGTGTCTTGTTGAAGCTCTCGAATGCTTTCTTCCTTATTTGTGGTGCTGGTGTTGCTGTGATCTTTGCAGTATTTGCTTTTGTATTTGTCAGCTTAAGCAACAAACGAAGAAGTAAAATATTGGAATCACAGTTGAAATCAGAAGGTCAAGAGCTTAGAATAGAGTACAGTTTCTTAAGAAAAGTTGCAGGGGTTCCTACAAAGTTCAGATACAAAGAGCTTGAAGAAGCAACAGATGGGTTTCAATCACTTCTTGGAAGAGGTTCATCAGCTTTAGTTTTCAAAGGAATTCTCAATGATGGAACTTCAGTTGCTGTGAAAAGAATTGATGCAGAAGAAAGAGGTGAAAAAGAGTTCAAATCAGAAGTTGCAGCTATAGCTAATGTTCATCATGTGAATCTTGTGAGACTTTTGGGCTATTGTAATTCTTCTTCAGCTCCTAGGTAtcttgtttatgattttatctCAAATGGGTCATTGGATTGTTGGATTTTTCCCAAAAGGGAATCTCAAAGACGTCGACACGGCGGATGCTTGTCATGGAACTTAAGGTATAAAGTTGCAATTGATGTTGCCAAAGGACTTGCATATCTTCACCATGATTGTAGATCAAGGATCTTACACCTTGATGTAAAGCCAGAAAATATACTCTTGGATGAGAGTTTTAGAGCACTTGTTTCGGATTTCGGTCTCTCGAAGCTAACTGGTAAAGATGAAAGCCAAGCAGTGTCTACAATAAAAGGAACAAGAGGGTATATGGCTCCTGAATGGCTATTAGAAAAGGGTATTTCAGATAAGACTGATGTATATAGTTATGGAATGGTTTTATTGGAGATTGTTGGAGGAAGAAAAAATGTGTGTTTGGTTGAAGATGAAAAGGACAAGTCAAAAAGGAAATGGCAGTATTTTCCAAAGATTGTAAATGAGAAAGTTAAACAAGGGAAGATAATGGAAATTGTTGACCATAGGTTAATGGAAGAATGTGATGAGAGGGAGGTGATTAAATTGATTTATGTTGCTTTATGGTGTGTGCAAGAGAAGCCAAGGTTAAGGCCTAGTATGGTTAATGTGGTTGATATGCTTGAAGGTCGTATTCGAGTAGAGGAACCACCAGGTACAAGAATGATTCTTGTTGATTTTCTGTGTGTtgatgatgacgatgatgataataataatgttacTAATAACAATAACATGCTAAGGTTGGATACTATGTATAGTGATCAGAGCAACGTGGAATGTAATTCTACCTACTCGTTTGAAACTACTGTTTTGTCTGGAAGATAG